In a genomic window of Balaenoptera ricei isolate mBalRic1 chromosome 3, mBalRic1.hap2, whole genome shotgun sequence:
- the LOC132362436 gene encoding uncharacterized protein LOC132362436, with amino-acid sequence MGTSLPLGASEPPRLACPPAAQDSPQDRLRPRRWNSLPNLPMNHEATGKWPPDISFEPEGWVPSPAAPGWATPRAAQQAWPCNPTEAPATGSAQPVEDSAAGPRTLLLPCGTCSQRPFQGSDQHGHDGVRAAPQELPQGPARPHDPLTSTSTGKLDAQGPPEDKVTVSTVTPRPREASDAPWCFMLAFLEDGAPLAQHKSLTRKGLAWPEFGPREGGAP; translated from the coding sequence ATGGGCACAAGCCTCCCTCTGGGGGCCTCGGAGCCTCCACGTCTGGCCTGCCCGCCCGCAGCCCAGGACAGCCCTCAGGATCGGCTGCGGCCACGGCGATGGAATTCCCTCCCAAACCTCCCAATGAACCATGAGGCCACAGGCAAGTGGCCCCCGGACATCAGCTTTGAGCCGGAAGGCTGGGTCCCTTCCCCTGCAGCACCTGGCTGGGCCACCCCCAGGGCCGCCCAACAGGCCTGGCCCTGCAACCCCACTGAGGCCCCTGCCACCGGCTCTGCCCAGCCTGTTGAAGACAGCGCCGCCGGGCCCAGGACGCTCCTCCTGCCCTGTGGCACCTGCAGCCAGCGCCCCTTCCAGGGCAGTGACCAGCACGGCCACGACGGAGTCAGGGCAGCGCCCCAAGAGCTGCCCCAAGGCCCCGCACGTCCCCACGACCCCCTGACCTCTACATCCACAGGGAAGCTGGACGCTCAGGGGCCTCCAGAAGACAAGGTGACTGTGAGCACAGTGACCCCGAGGCCCCGGGAAGCCAGCGACGCGCCCTGGTGCTTCATGCTGGCCTTCCTGGAGGACGGTGCGCCCCTCGCACAGCACAAGTCCCTGACCCGGaagggcctggcctggcctgaaTTTGGGCCCCGGGAGGGCGGGGCGCCGTGA